In the Micromonospora narathiwatensis genome, one interval contains:
- a CDS encoding TIGR03560 family F420-dependent LLM class oxidoreductase, protein MSGIRWGVVLPQGWRSDLTHLADPVQQFEAMVGVAREADELGYDSVWLYDHLQAVSGEPDTTFECWTSLAAIARETRRVRLGQIVTCNSFRNPALLAKMAATLDVASAGRAFLGLGAGWDQREYDAYGYQQPYPSTGERLTRLDEAAAVVTAMLREPVATVEGRYHSVRAAQNVPTGVQRPHVPLMIGGSGEKRTLRTVARYADACNLTDHTDPAFYRHKLDVLAGHCADLGRDYDAILKTAALSVVTGATDEEVTVRLRGRDRAEAAVGSAVGTPAELVEVFGRLVEAGIEYVMLYFHEPTDLAPMRLFAGEVVPKLG, encoded by the coding sequence ATGAGCGGGATCCGGTGGGGCGTGGTGCTGCCCCAGGGCTGGCGGTCGGACCTCACCCACCTGGCCGACCCGGTGCAGCAGTTCGAGGCGATGGTCGGGGTGGCCCGGGAGGCCGACGAACTGGGCTACGACTCGGTCTGGCTCTACGACCACCTGCAGGCCGTCTCCGGCGAGCCGGACACCACCTTCGAGTGCTGGACCAGCCTGGCCGCCATCGCCCGGGAGACTCGCCGGGTCCGGCTCGGCCAGATCGTCACCTGCAACAGCTTCCGCAACCCGGCGTTGCTGGCGAAGATGGCCGCCACCCTGGACGTGGCGAGCGCCGGCCGCGCGTTCCTCGGCCTCGGCGCCGGCTGGGACCAGCGCGAGTACGACGCGTACGGCTACCAGCAGCCGTACCCGTCGACGGGGGAGCGGCTGACCCGGCTGGACGAGGCGGCGGCGGTGGTCACCGCGATGCTGCGCGAGCCGGTCGCCACGGTCGAGGGCCGGTACCACTCGGTACGGGCGGCGCAGAACGTGCCGACCGGGGTGCAGCGGCCCCACGTACCGCTGATGATCGGCGGCAGCGGCGAGAAGCGCACGCTGCGGACGGTGGCCCGGTACGCGGACGCCTGCAACCTGACCGACCACACCGATCCGGCCTTCTACCGGCACAAGCTGGACGTGCTGGCCGGGCACTGCGCCGACCTCGGCCGTGACTACGACGCGATCCTCAAGACCGCCGCCCTCTCGGTCGTCACCGGCGCGACGGACGAGGAGGTGACGGTACGCCTGCGCGGGCGCGACCGGGCGGAGGCGGCCGTGGGCAGCGCCGTCGGTACCCCCGCCGAACTGGTCGAGGTCTTCGGCCGGCTGGTCGAGGCCGGCATCGAGTACGTGATGCTCTACTTCCACGAGCCGACCGACCTGGCACCGATGCGGCTCTTCGCCGGTGAGGTCGTGCCCAAGCTCGGCTGA
- a CDS encoding FAD-dependent monooxygenase, whose amino-acid sequence MTDVLISGAGVAGPALAWWLRRHGFRPTVVERAPARRDGGYKVDIRGAALTVVDRMGLREQVGRHDTGMRLARFVEAGGRQLATMDAALFGGREGDDVEIMRGDLARILIEATDDVEYVHGDSIAALDQSADGVEVAFERGPNRRFDLVVGADGLHSTVRRLAFGPGSAHLRTLGYHIAIFTVPAEYGEERVELMHPAPGRSVGVYRTAGAPDARALFLFPSPAEEPDHRDVAAQRAALATTFAGAGWRVPELLAAMADAPDFYFDAMSQVRMDRWSTGRVGLVGDAGYAASPASGQGTSLSLVGAYVLAASLAAAGGDPAAGFATYERRMRPFVAANQQLAERNLKGMVLGSAAQIRFQTLMLRLMPRLPGREGMIRRVTEPIRKAATAIALPDVPATAG is encoded by the coding sequence ATGACCGATGTGCTGATCTCCGGTGCCGGCGTCGCCGGCCCTGCGCTCGCCTGGTGGCTGCGCCGCCACGGCTTCCGTCCGACCGTCGTCGAGCGGGCCCCGGCCCGCCGGGACGGGGGCTACAAGGTGGACATCCGGGGCGCGGCCCTGACCGTGGTGGACCGGATGGGCCTGCGCGAGCAGGTTGGCCGGCACGACACCGGGATGCGGCTGGCCCGCTTCGTCGAGGCCGGCGGGCGGCAGTTAGCCACCATGGACGCCGCGCTCTTCGGCGGCCGGGAGGGCGACGACGTCGAGATCATGCGCGGCGACCTGGCCCGCATCCTGATCGAGGCCACCGACGACGTGGAATATGTCCACGGCGACTCGATCGCCGCGCTGGACCAGTCCGCCGACGGGGTCGAGGTCGCCTTCGAGCGGGGGCCGAACCGCCGATTCGACCTGGTTGTCGGCGCCGACGGGCTGCACTCGACGGTCCGGCGGCTGGCCTTCGGGCCCGGCTCGGCGCACCTGCGTACGCTCGGGTACCACATCGCGATCTTCACCGTGCCGGCCGAGTACGGCGAGGAGCGCGTCGAGCTGATGCATCCCGCCCCCGGGCGGTCGGTCGGTGTCTACCGGACCGCCGGCGCGCCCGACGCCCGGGCGCTGTTCCTCTTTCCGTCGCCGGCCGAGGAGCCCGACCACCGGGACGTCGCCGCTCAGCGGGCGGCGTTGGCCACGACGTTCGCCGGTGCCGGCTGGCGGGTGCCGGAGTTGCTCGCCGCGATGGCCGACGCGCCGGACTTCTACTTCGACGCGATGAGTCAGGTACGGATGGACCGCTGGTCGACCGGGCGGGTCGGGCTGGTCGGCGACGCCGGGTACGCGGCCTCGCCGGCGTCCGGGCAGGGCACCAGCCTGAGCCTCGTCGGGGCGTACGTGCTGGCCGCCTCGTTGGCAGCGGCCGGTGGCGATCCGGCGGCCGGGTTCGCCACCTACGAGCGGCGGATGCGCCCGTTCGTGGCGGCGAACCAGCAGCTCGCCGAGCGCAACCTCAAGGGCATGGTGCTCGGCTCGGCCGCGCAGATCCGGTTCCAGACGCTGATGCTGCGGCTCATGCCGCGGCTGCCCGGCCGGGAGGGGATGATCCGCCGGGTGACCGAGCCGATCCGTAAGGCCGCCACCGCGATCGCCCTGCCGGACGTCCCGGCCACGGCGGGCTGA
- a CDS encoding FAD-binding protein: MTGVGSNWAGNVRYTARARHQPSSVDELRKLVGAADRIRAVGTGHSFNRLGDTTGELVSVAGLPPTVALDRDRGTVTVAAGLRYGDVATRLHADGYALANLASLPHISVAGAVATATHGSGAVHGNLATAVAALELVTADGDLLTVDRADPRFPGMVVNLGALGVVTRVTLDVVPTFDVRQYVRFGLPRAALDAACDAAYSVSVFTRWRSSRLDQVWVKQRVDEPPLPAEWLGTVAADAPCHPVPGMPAEHCTAQLGEPGPWYERLPHFRLGFTPSSGDELQSEWHLPRASATDALAALDPAAERIAAVLQVCELRTVAADTLWLSPNHDRDSLAIHFTWIGDPVAVAPVLAEVEERLAPFAPRPHWGKLFGRDPAATYPRHDDFRALLRDLDPAGKFRTEELDRYFPQS, from the coding sequence ATGACCGGGGTAGGCAGCAACTGGGCCGGCAACGTCCGGTACACCGCCCGGGCGCGGCACCAGCCGTCCAGCGTCGACGAGCTGCGCAAGCTGGTCGGCGCGGCGGACCGGATCCGGGCGGTGGGCACCGGGCACTCGTTCAACCGGCTCGGCGACACCACCGGGGAGCTGGTCTCGGTGGCCGGGCTGCCGCCCACCGTCGCGCTGGACCGCGACCGCGGCACGGTCACCGTCGCCGCCGGCCTGCGCTACGGCGACGTCGCCACCCGCCTGCACGCCGACGGGTACGCGCTGGCCAACCTCGCCTCGCTGCCGCACATCTCGGTGGCCGGCGCGGTCGCCACCGCCACCCACGGATCGGGGGCGGTCCACGGCAACCTGGCCACCGCCGTGGCCGCCCTGGAACTGGTCACCGCCGACGGCGACCTGCTCACCGTGGACCGCGCCGACCCGCGGTTCCCCGGGATGGTGGTCAACCTCGGCGCGCTGGGCGTGGTCACCCGGGTCACCCTCGACGTGGTGCCCACCTTCGACGTCCGGCAGTACGTCCGGTTCGGGCTGCCCCGCGCCGCGCTCGACGCCGCCTGCGACGCGGCGTACAGCGTCTCCGTCTTCACCCGCTGGCGTTCGTCCCGGCTGGACCAGGTGTGGGTCAAGCAGCGGGTCGACGAGCCGCCGCTGCCGGCGGAGTGGCTGGGCACGGTCGCCGCCGACGCGCCCTGCCACCCGGTGCCCGGGATGCCGGCGGAGCACTGCACCGCCCAGCTCGGCGAGCCCGGGCCGTGGTACGAGCGGCTGCCGCACTTCCGGCTCGGCTTCACCCCGAGCAGCGGCGACGAACTCCAGTCGGAGTGGCACCTGCCGCGCGCATCGGCCACCGACGCGCTCGCCGCCCTCGACCCGGCCGCCGAGCGGATCGCCGCGGTGCTACAGGTCTGCGAGCTGCGTACGGTCGCCGCGGACACGCTCTGGCTCAGCCCGAACCACGACCGGGACAGCCTGGCGATCCACTTCACCTGGATCGGCGACCCGGTGGCCGTGGCCCCGGTGCTGGCCGAGGTGGAGGAGCGGTTGGCGCCCTTCGCGCCGCGCCCGCACTGGGGCAAGCTCTTCGGGCGCGACCCCGCCGCGACGTACCCCCGGCACGACGACTTCCGCGCCCTGCTGCGCGACCTCGATCCGGCCGGGAAGTTCCGCACCGAAGAGCTGGACCGCTACTTTCCGCAGTCCTGA
- a CDS encoding RNA polymerase sigma factor — protein MADELLVVRCQLGEREAFAELIRAWHPAVERYVGRMLTGPDDDVVQEVWLAVFKGLPRLRQPDRFAPWLFAIARRAVMNRLRDVYARPEPESVDDLSGADVPGVDEAEAVVDRELLGGALAALPAREREVLLLFYLEDLPLDACAQICAVPVGTIKSRLNRARKLLRRELARKGYEA, from the coding sequence ATGGCCGATGAACTGTTGGTGGTTCGCTGTCAGTTGGGCGAACGTGAGGCCTTCGCCGAGTTGATCCGGGCATGGCATCCGGCGGTCGAGCGGTACGTCGGGCGGATGCTGACCGGGCCCGACGACGATGTGGTGCAGGAGGTGTGGCTGGCGGTCTTCAAGGGGCTGCCCCGGCTGCGGCAGCCGGACCGGTTCGCCCCCTGGCTCTTCGCGATCGCTCGCCGGGCGGTGATGAACCGACTGCGTGACGTCTACGCGCGCCCGGAGCCCGAGTCGGTCGACGACCTGTCGGGAGCCGACGTGCCGGGAGTCGACGAGGCGGAAGCGGTGGTCGATCGGGAACTGCTCGGTGGCGCGTTGGCGGCGCTTCCGGCCAGGGAACGGGAGGTGCTGCTGCTGTTCTATCTCGAGGATCTGCCGCTGGACGCCTGCGCACAGATCTGCGCTGTTCCGGTCGGCACCATCAAGTCGCGGCTCAACCGGGCGAGGAAGTTGTTGCGCCGCGAGTTGGCGCGGAAGGGGTACGAGGCATGA
- a CDS encoding LLM class F420-dependent oxidoreductase, protein MELRIFTEPQQGASYDQLLAVARRAEETGFGAFFRSDHYLKMGSVTGEPGPTDAWTTLAGLARDTTRIRLGTLMTAATFRLPGPLAITVAQVDQMSGGRVELGIGTGWYAEEHTAYGIPFPPLAERFDRLEEQLAVITGLWETPVGATFDFPGKYYPVSDSPALPKPTQQPRPPILLGGTGPRRTPRLAARYADEFNLPFASVEDSAAQFQRVRNACGEIDRDPSTMVWSNALVLCCGRDEAEVARRAAAIGREPAELRENGLAGTPAEIVEKLGRYAAIGSNRVYLQVLDLADLDHLELVAAEVMGQL, encoded by the coding sequence ATGGAACTGCGGATCTTCACCGAGCCCCAGCAGGGCGCCAGCTACGACCAGTTGCTCGCCGTGGCGCGCCGCGCGGAGGAGACCGGCTTCGGCGCCTTCTTCCGCTCCGACCACTATCTCAAGATGGGCTCGGTGACCGGCGAGCCCGGCCCGACCGACGCCTGGACGACCCTCGCCGGCCTGGCCCGGGACACCACCCGGATCCGGCTCGGCACCTTGATGACCGCGGCCACCTTCCGGCTCCCCGGACCGCTCGCGATCACCGTCGCGCAGGTCGACCAGATGAGCGGCGGCCGGGTCGAACTGGGTATCGGCACCGGCTGGTACGCCGAGGAACACACCGCGTACGGCATCCCGTTCCCGCCGCTGGCCGAGCGCTTCGACCGGCTGGAGGAGCAACTCGCCGTCATCACCGGCCTCTGGGAGACCCCGGTCGGCGCGACGTTCGACTTCCCCGGCAAGTACTACCCGGTCAGCGACTCACCCGCGCTGCCCAAGCCGACGCAGCAACCACGCCCGCCCATCCTGCTCGGCGGGACGGGTCCCCGACGTACGCCCCGGCTCGCCGCCCGGTACGCCGACGAGTTCAACCTGCCGTTCGCCTCGGTCGAGGACTCGGCGGCACAGTTCCAGCGGGTGCGGAACGCCTGCGGCGAGATCGACCGGGATCCGTCCACCATGGTCTGGTCCAACGCCCTGGTGCTCTGCTGCGGGCGGGACGAGGCCGAGGTGGCCCGGCGCGCGGCGGCGATCGGCCGGGAGCCCGCCGAGCTGCGCGAGAACGGCCTCGCCGGCACGCCCGCCGAGATCGTCGAAAAGCTCGGCCGGTATGCCGCGATCGGCAGCAACCGGGTCTACCTCCAGGTGCTCGACCTGGCCGACCTGGACCACCTGGAGCTGGTGGCCGCCGAGGTCATGGGACAGCTCTGA
- a CDS encoding GNAT family N-acetyltransferase codes for MPVFLETERLVLRPFTDDDVDHLFALDNDPDVMRFINGGRPTSRDTIRARTLPRLLHDHACLGTRGYWAAEEKPTATFLGWFEFRPLDEHSRAVVELGYRLNKTAWGKGYATEGARALIGKGFTDLGVERVTANTMAVNTRSRRVMEKAGLSFLRDFTGDWPDAIEGSEHGEVEYELTRTDWEQRR; via the coding sequence ATGCCGGTCTTCCTGGAAACCGAACGGCTCGTGCTCCGGCCGTTCACCGACGACGACGTCGACCACCTGTTCGCGCTGGACAACGACCCCGACGTCATGCGATTCATCAACGGCGGCCGGCCGACGAGTCGGGACACGATCCGGGCGCGGACCCTGCCCCGGCTGCTGCACGACCACGCGTGCCTCGGCACCCGTGGCTACTGGGCGGCCGAGGAAAAGCCCACCGCGACCTTCCTCGGCTGGTTCGAGTTCCGCCCGCTGGACGAGCACAGCCGCGCCGTGGTCGAACTCGGCTACCGGCTGAACAAGACCGCCTGGGGCAAGGGCTACGCCACGGAGGGAGCTCGGGCCCTGATCGGCAAGGGGTTCACCGACCTCGGAGTGGAACGGGTCACCGCGAACACCATGGCGGTCAACACCCGGTCCCGGCGGGTGATGGAGAAGGCGGGCCTGTCCTTCCTCCGCGACTTCACGGGGGACTGGCCCGACGCGATCGAGGGCTCCGAACACGGCGAGGTCGAGTACGAGCTCACCCGTACCGACTGGGAGCAGCGCCGGTAG
- a CDS encoding APC family permease, translating to MGKERDGTGPERPTTSLSPSAEFPPLSAQDVEALRRLGEHWRAGEPVRALPVDPELRPSGPGAAHARGPNEEFRPDQPGELTTTPAAEQPDSLLGRLAVRVRRVLLGPPLSSTSMLRERMRKLIALPILSSDLLSSVAYGPEALLTILVLAGSAALGLSLPIAGALVVLMVAVGASYRQTVRAYPHGAGSYLVASDSIGPRAGLTAAAGLILDYVLTVSVSVAAGIAAITSALPALSPLAVPLSLLVIAALLTGNLRGIRVAGNIFAAPTYLFLIAIGGMTLVGLAQAGARGFAVVPAPPVPASEAVSVLLIARAFASGATSMTGIEAVSNAVPALRPTEWRNARTVLTWMVSILVLLFSGLMFLIYLNGLVPRANETLLSQLAHRTFPHGPWYAIVQAATALVLLLAANTAYNDLPRLLYFMARDAYVPRRFLHLGDRLALSNGLVALSVAAAVILTAFGGRTQSLIPLFAVGVFLAFTLSQVGMVNHWRRHRESGWRRRAGINAFGAALSSIVLVTAAITKFTSGAWVVVVAVPVLVLLCLRVRRHYDRVRQAVSLRPAPAPTQLPSEGGRERNMAQEFLPQRVRHLLVVPVARFDQTTLRALAYVVSLGQPSLAVHVSPEDQEADRLRDEWTAWGDHIRLETVVSPHREILEPLAQYIAQLRERSPDITLTVVIPEVVAEHPWQRILHSRIEHRLRKALRRLPGVVITSMPIHLSEVHSPAR from the coding sequence TTGGGCAAGGAGCGGGACGGTACGGGCCCGGAGCGGCCGACGACGTCCCTGAGCCCGTCCGCGGAGTTCCCGCCCCTGTCGGCGCAGGACGTCGAGGCGCTGCGCCGGCTCGGTGAACACTGGCGGGCCGGGGAACCGGTGCGGGCGCTGCCGGTGGATCCCGAGCTTCGCCCCTCCGGGCCGGGCGCTGCCCACGCCCGAGGGCCGAACGAGGAGTTCCGGCCGGACCAACCCGGCGAACTCACCACGACGCCGGCGGCGGAGCAGCCCGACAGCCTCCTCGGCCGGCTCGCCGTCCGGGTACGTCGGGTGCTGCTCGGGCCGCCCCTGTCCAGCACGTCGATGCTGCGGGAACGGATGCGCAAACTGATCGCGCTGCCGATCCTCTCGTCGGACCTGCTGTCGTCGGTGGCGTACGGGCCGGAGGCGTTGCTGACCATCCTGGTCCTCGCCGGCAGTGCCGCCCTGGGGCTGTCCCTGCCGATCGCCGGCGCGCTGGTGGTGCTGATGGTGGCGGTCGGCGCGTCGTACCGGCAGACCGTGCGCGCCTACCCGCACGGCGCCGGCTCCTACCTGGTGGCCAGCGACAGCATCGGACCCCGGGCCGGGCTGACCGCGGCGGCCGGACTCATCCTCGACTACGTACTGACCGTCTCCGTGTCGGTGGCGGCCGGAATCGCCGCGATCACGTCGGCGCTGCCGGCGCTGTCCCCACTGGCCGTACCGCTGTCGTTGCTGGTCATCGCCGCCCTGCTGACCGGCAACCTGCGCGGGATCCGGGTGGCGGGAAACATCTTCGCCGCCCCCACCTACCTGTTCCTGATCGCGATCGGGGGGATGACGCTGGTCGGGCTCGCGCAGGCCGGGGCGCGCGGATTCGCCGTGGTCCCGGCGCCACCGGTGCCCGCGTCGGAGGCAGTGAGCGTGCTGCTCATCGCGCGTGCCTTCGCCTCCGGCGCCACCTCGATGACGGGCATCGAGGCGGTGTCCAACGCCGTACCGGCCCTGCGCCCCACCGAGTGGCGCAACGCCCGCACCGTGCTCACCTGGATGGTCAGCATCCTGGTACTCCTCTTCTCGGGCCTGATGTTCCTGATCTACCTCAACGGCCTGGTGCCGCGAGCGAACGAGACCCTGCTGTCCCAGCTCGCGCACCGCACCTTCCCTCACGGACCGTGGTACGCGATCGTCCAGGCGGCCACCGCGCTGGTCCTGCTGCTGGCCGCGAACACCGCGTACAACGATCTGCCCCGGTTGCTGTACTTCATGGCCCGCGACGCCTACGTCCCGCGCCGGTTCCTGCACCTGGGTGACCGGCTGGCCCTCAGCAACGGGCTGGTCGCCCTCTCCGTCGCCGCCGCGGTGATCCTCACCGCGTTCGGGGGCCGGACGCAGTCCCTGATCCCGCTCTTCGCGGTCGGTGTCTTCCTGGCGTTCACGCTCTCGCAGGTCGGCATGGTGAACCACTGGCGGCGGCACCGTGAGTCGGGCTGGCGGCGCAGGGCCGGGATAAACGCGTTCGGGGCGGCACTCTCGTCGATCGTGCTGGTGACGGCCGCGATCACCAAGTTCACCTCAGGCGCCTGGGTGGTGGTCGTCGCCGTGCCGGTGCTGGTGCTGCTGTGCCTACGCGTGCGACGGCACTACGACCGAGTACGGCAGGCGGTGTCCCTGCGCCCCGCCCCCGCGCCGACCCAGTTGCCCTCCGAAGGCGGGAGAGAACGGAACATGGCCCAGGAATTCCTGCCCCAACGCGTACGCCACCTGCTCGTCGTCCCGGTCGCCCGGTTCGACCAAACGACCCTGCGGGCGCTCGCCTACGTGGTGTCACTCGGCCAGCCGTCACTCGCCGTGCACGTCAGCCCCGAAGATCAGGAAGCCGACCGGCTCCGCGACGAGTGGACGGCCTGGGGTGACCACATCCGGCTGGAGACCGTGGTGTCGCCGCACCGCGAGATCCTCGAACCCCTGGCCCAGTACATCGCCCAACTGCGCGAACGGAGTCCCGACATCACTCTCACGGTGGTCATTCCCGAGGTGGTGGCGGAGCATCCCTGGCAGAGGATCCTGCACTCACGGATCGAGCATCGCCTCCGCAAGGCCCTGCGCCGCCTACCCGGCGTCGTCATCACCAGCATGCCCATACACCTGTCCGAGGTTCACAGCCCGGCGAGATGA
- a CDS encoding SRPBCC family protein, which translates to MDRDSFRPGPLAEVARVPAGDRWDLVFVRDLRHPPEKVWAALTEPGQLAEWAPFLASRDLGTPGDATLRMVDGDQRLDAPATVRRAERPTLLEYTWGGDLLRWELTPTDTGTRLTLRHRIGQADQAPMMAAGWHLCLDVAGHLLDGDPVGPIRGGEAMQFGWERLRDAYAERLDS; encoded by the coding sequence ATGGACCGCGACAGCTTCCGACCCGGCCCGCTCGCCGAGGTCGCCCGCGTACCGGCCGGCGACCGGTGGGACCTGGTGTTCGTCCGCGACCTGCGGCACCCGCCCGAGAAGGTGTGGGCGGCGCTGACCGAGCCCGGCCAGCTCGCCGAGTGGGCGCCCTTCCTCGCCAGCCGCGACCTCGGCACGCCCGGCGACGCCACGCTCAGGATGGTGGACGGCGACCAGCGCCTCGACGCGCCCGCGACCGTACGCCGCGCCGAGCGACCGACCCTGCTCGAATACACCTGGGGCGGCGACCTGCTGCGCTGGGAGCTGACGCCGACGGACACCGGCACCCGGCTGACCCTGCGGCACCGGATCGGGCAGGCCGACCAGGCTCCGATGATGGCCGCCGGCTGGCACCTCTGCCTGGACGTCGCCGGCCATCTGCTCGACGGCGACCCGGTCGGCCCGATCCGGGGCGGCGAGGCGATGCAGTTCGGCTGGGAGCGGCTCCGCGACGCGTACGCCGAGCGGCTGGACTCCTGA
- a CDS encoding ArsR/SmtB family transcription factor, with protein sequence MSIDAFAVLAEPTRRRILDRLRRAESSVGDLVDALGMSQPAVSKHLKVLRDAGLVTCRTAAQQRIYRIDARPLRDVDDWLGPYRRMWVDHLDALERHLDSQE encoded by the coding sequence GTGTCCATCGACGCTTTCGCCGTCCTGGCCGAGCCGACGCGGCGCCGCATCCTCGACCGGCTACGCCGGGCCGAGAGCAGCGTCGGCGACCTCGTGGACGCGCTGGGGATGAGCCAACCAGCCGTCTCCAAGCACCTGAAGGTGCTCCGCGACGCCGGCCTCGTCACCTGCCGCACCGCGGCCCAGCAGCGGATCTACCGGATCGACGCACGCCCGCTGCGGGACGTCGACGACTGGCTCGGGCCCTACCGACGGATGTGGGTGGACCACCTCGACGCCCTGGAGCGCCATCTCGACAGTCAGGAGTGA
- a CDS encoding TetR/AcrR family transcriptional regulator, which produces MGNREDLLAGAKRCLMEKGYAGTTARDVATAAGTSLAAIGYHFRTTKALLNEALIEAMAEWGEELGRALADDAGPDATPAERFEAAWERIIESFDRLRPLWAIQFELISQMDRVPELRAAFATANRQARLGLAEVFHRLDPAVDEPTALALGAFHQALLAGLASQWLVDPQAAPSAKELTRALRIVTDEFHAGRS; this is translated from the coding sequence ATGGGAAATCGGGAGGACCTGCTCGCCGGGGCCAAGCGCTGCCTGATGGAGAAGGGCTATGCGGGCACCACGGCCCGCGACGTCGCCACCGCCGCCGGCACCAGCCTGGCCGCCATCGGCTACCACTTCCGCACGACGAAGGCGCTGCTCAACGAGGCCCTCATCGAGGCGATGGCGGAGTGGGGCGAGGAACTGGGACGCGCGCTCGCGGACGACGCCGGCCCGGACGCCACGCCGGCCGAACGGTTCGAGGCCGCCTGGGAGCGGATCATCGAATCCTTCGACCGGCTACGGCCGCTCTGGGCCATCCAGTTCGAGCTGATCTCGCAGATGGACCGCGTGCCCGAGCTGCGGGCGGCGTTCGCCACCGCCAACCGACAGGCCCGGCTCGGTCTGGCCGAGGTCTTCCACCGGCTCGACCCGGCCGTCGACGAACCGACCGCGCTCGCCCTCGGCGCGTTCCACCAGGCGCTGCTCGCCGGCCTGGCCTCCCAGTGGCTCGTCGATCCGCAGGCGGCCCCGTCCGCCAAGGAACTGACCCGGGCGCTGCGCATCGTCACCGACGAGTTCCACGCCGGCCGAAGCTGA
- a CDS encoding acyl-CoA dehydrogenase family protein: MDHRPDLLTAVRELAPELTARAEEIERARELPTDLLDRLRDVGCFRMFVPRSHGGYEVDLRTGMTVLEALARADGSTGWTVMIGSETPHLLALLSRDRFDKFYAAGPDLVVAGGFAPQGRAELDDGGFRVSGRWAFASGCRHADWIFGNCLVTADGQPIPGADGQPPETRSMLFPADRVTVEDTWHVLGLRGTGSHDVLVESAFCPTEESFDLFTGTPCVPGPGFVAPLAHFVLHLGAVAVGIAQGALDDMTALLGDGRQRLYARQPLADSPAFRVQFGRADLNVRAARALLASLADELWTACTRDPERIAVLHPTISASLPWVTEQAIAAVDTCYRAAGGGAARDSSPIQRRFRDIHTFAQHAAAAEGWLGNNGARLLGRPAALAY; the protein is encoded by the coding sequence ATGGACCACCGCCCCGACCTGCTGACCGCCGTACGCGAGCTGGCCCCGGAGCTGACCGCGCGGGCCGAGGAGATCGAGCGGGCCCGGGAACTGCCCACCGACCTGCTCGACCGGCTACGCGACGTCGGCTGCTTCCGGATGTTCGTGCCCCGCAGCCACGGCGGGTACGAGGTGGACCTGCGCACCGGAATGACGGTGCTGGAGGCCCTGGCCCGGGCGGACGGCTCGACCGGCTGGACCGTGATGATCGGGTCGGAGACGCCGCACCTGCTGGCGCTGCTCTCCCGCGACCGGTTCGACAAGTTCTACGCCGCCGGGCCGGACCTGGTGGTGGCCGGCGGTTTCGCCCCGCAGGGCCGGGCCGAACTGGACGACGGCGGGTTCCGGGTGAGCGGACGCTGGGCGTTCGCCAGCGGCTGCCGGCACGCCGACTGGATCTTCGGCAACTGCCTGGTCACAGCCGACGGACAGCCGATCCCCGGGGCGGACGGACAGCCGCCGGAGACCCGGTCGATGCTCTTTCCGGCCGACCGGGTGACGGTGGAGGACACCTGGCACGTGCTCGGCCTGCGCGGCACCGGCAGCCACGACGTGCTGGTCGAGTCGGCGTTCTGCCCGACTGAGGAGAGCTTCGACCTGTTCACCGGCACGCCGTGCGTACCCGGGCCGGGGTTCGTGGCGCCACTGGCGCACTTCGTGCTGCACCTCGGCGCGGTCGCGGTCGGCATCGCGCAGGGCGCGCTGGACGACATGACCGCGCTGCTCGGCGACGGTCGGCAGCGGCTCTACGCCCGACAGCCACTCGCCGACTCGCCCGCCTTCCGGGTCCAGTTCGGCCGCGCCGACCTCAACGTCCGCGCCGCCCGGGCCCTGCTGGCCTCGCTCGCCGACGAACTCTGGACGGCGTGCACGCGGGACCCGGAGCGGATCGCGGTCCTCCACCCGACCATCTCCGCGTCGCTGCCGTGGGTGACCGAGCAGGCGATCGCCGCCGTGGACACCTGCTACCGGGCGGCCGGTGGCGGCGCGGCCCGCGACTCCTCACCGATCCAGCGCCGATTCCGGGACATCCACACCTTCGCCCAGCACGCGGCGGCCGCGGAGGGATGGCTGGGCAACAACGGCGCCCGGCTGCTGGGCCGGCCGGCGGCGCTGGCGTACTGA